From Erigeron canadensis isolate Cc75 chromosome 8, C_canadensis_v1, whole genome shotgun sequence, one genomic window encodes:
- the LOC122579512 gene encoding uncharacterized protein LOC122579512, with amino-acid sequence MGHAPIKDEDFVIDLENGRTESESLDDQLLSVDDSFVSLSVGPLDNVLKVVIDSKVGVEKEVDFSVKKIGKEKRKKASSAKKPPKPPRPPRGFSLDAADQKLIKELAELAMMKRARIERMKALQAKKALKASSSSSSSSMSGGSLFAMLFTIIFFLMMLLQGMSCRNPGMTTSAGSPQTAQTKENGLVFIQEQLNPSASDSILPHTRSSNLFQKISGSASASRKLL; translated from the exons ATGGGTCATGCTCCAATTAAAGACGAAGATTTCGTTATTGATCTTGAGAATGGTAGGACGGAAAGTGAAAGCCTTGATGATCAGTTATTGAGTGTAGATGATAGTTTCGTGAGTTTAAGTGTCGGTCCACTAGATAATGTCTTAAAAGTGGTGATTGACTCAAAGGTGGGTGTAGAAAAGGAAGTAGATTTTTCGGTCAAAAAAATTGGGAAAGAGAAGCGTAAAAAGGCTTCAAGTGCGAAAAAACCACCAAAACCACCTAGACCTCCTAGGGGATTTTCATTGGATGCTGCTGATCAGAAGCTTATAAAAGAGCTTGCTGAACTTGCTATGATGAAACGGGCAAGAATTGAACGAATGAAGGCATTGCAGGCGAAGAAAGCGTTAAAggcttcttcatcatcatcgtcgtcgtcaATGAGTGGTGGTAGCTTGTTTGCTATGCTCTTTACAATTATCTTTTTCCTGATGATGCTTCTCCAAG GAATGTCCTGTAGAAATCCGGGCATGACTACTTCTGCTGGTTCTCCGCAGACAGCTCAAACAAAGGAGAATGGTCTAGTATTTATACAGGAGCAACTTAACCCATCTGCTAGTGATTCCATTTTACCACATACTCGATCTTCAAA TTTATTTCAAAAGATTTCAGGTTCAGCTTCTGCTAGCAGGAAACTACTGTAG
- the LOC122579817 gene encoding nuclear poly(A) polymerase 3 produces the protein MVSEIEDESSFSLLKFISDEGLVASHEEKLRRKDIIDKLKEILMIWIKRVAYQRRLPHNHIKDTSATILPHGSYGLDVYDAESSIDVLCVGPSFASMEEDFFIVLQNMLLGRPEVSGIHCVKDAKIPLLRFTFEEILIDLSFAKFQIIAVPENVDIHDPLFVKDIDETSWNSLSGIREMNSILQLVPDVKIFKELLTCVNTWAKRRGVYSELFGFFEGIHLAVLTAFICQKNPSASLGNLLSIFFKTFAFWPWPEPVVLLEGTTLPPLPPGTRPLMLIQSLSTPDDFCSLNMTSTFNKIRSEFRRGYRQTEDPFKPQFEWGNLFEPFPYSKSYLRYIKICLSTYNKDETGTWVSWVKSRICSLLAKLEELHALCDPNPTEYIDTSIGVPNVVFYWGLVPGRGDKLDLNAVTQDFMEKLGIGYLSNRGRVTLTMVQSSQLPKPLQLASSFIKELLKPNLNHHQEMIPVCPMHAPHYVGYMETNGSPFELSNGDNLID, from the exons ATACTGATGATCTGGATTAAAAGAGTTGCATATCAACGTAGGTTGCCACATAATCATATTAAAGATACTTCAGCAACAATATTACCACATGGATCATATGGCCTTGAT gTTTATGATGCAGAGTCCAGCATTGACGTTCTTTGCGTTGGCCCTTCTTTTGCTTCTATGGAA GAAGACTTTTTCATAGTTTTGCAAAACATGCTTCTAGGGAGACCAGAAGTGTCTGGTATACACTGTGTCAAGGATGCAAAGATTCCTTTGTTGCGGTTTACATTTGAAGAAATCTTGATTGACTTGTCATTTGCTAAATTCCAAATTATAGCTGTTCCCGAG AATGTGGATATACATGACCCCTTGTTCGTAAAGGATATAGATGAAACAAGCTGGAATAGTTTGTCTGGAATACGGGAAATGAATAGCATCCTGCAGCTTGTTCCAGATGTAAAG ATATTCAAGGAATTATTAACTTGTGTTAATACATGGGCAAAGAGGAGAGGAGTGTATAGTGAA CTATTTGGGTTCTTTGAAGGCATTCACTTGGCTGTTCTAACCGCctttatttgtcaaaagaaCCCAAGTGCCAGTTTGGGAAATCTGCTTTCTATCTTTTTTAAGACATTTGCCTTTTGGCCTTGGCCCGAACCAGTTGTTTTACTTGAAGGAACAACATTGCCACCTCTTCCTCCTGGAACACGGCCATTGATGCTTATTCAGTCGTTAAGCACCCCAGATGACTTTTGCAGTTTAAACATGACTAGCACCTTCAACAAGATCAGATCTGAGTTTCGTAGAGGATATCGTCAGACTGAG GATCCCTTCAAGCCACAGTTTGAATGGGGAAACCTCTTTGAGCCATTCCCTTACTCAAAGAGTTACCTTCGTTATATTAAAATATGTCTTTCAACTTATAACAAGGACGAGACTGGGACGTGGGTGAGCTGGGTAAAATCACGCATCTGTAGTCTTCTGGCTAAG TTGGAGGAGTTGCATGCTTTATGTGATCCGAACCCTACAGAGTACATTGACACAAGCATAGGGGTGCCCAATGTTGTTTTCTACTGGGGATTAGTGCCTGGAAGGGGGGATAAATTGGACCTAAATGCTGTAACACAAGACTTCATGGAAAAACTCGGTATTGGTTATCTCAGTAACCGGGGTCGTGTGACTCTAACCATGGTTCAATCATCCCAACTACCTAAACCTTTGCAGCTTGCTAGCAGTTTTATAAAAGAACTTCTAAAGCCAAACCTTAACCATCATCAGGAAATGATACCAGTGTGTCCGATGCATGCTCCTCATTATGTTGGGTACATGGAAACTAATGGAAGTCCTTTCGAGCTCTCAAATGGGgataatttgattgattaa